The genomic window TATACGCATGTGCAAGTGCATTCACAATCTACTTCAGTTCCATCTTGCTTGGTAAACTTGCATTGCTTGAAAATTTTGCAGGATTCTCCTTTCTTGCAACAATCCTTTCTCTAAAATGAGAAGCATAATTAAGTTAAAATGATAGATATAAATACATAATTGGATCTAAGAATTACTGAAGACATTTTTTCAAGATTACTAAAAACCAGGGTGTTTAGTTTTATCAAGAtcaaatttgtaaagaatatttacCTGTGAGAGGCATGCACATTTACATATGCATCGGTATTTCCCGTCCGCTCCTAGTTTGGCAGTTTTTTCAGAGCACTCGCAGTTACAGCAATTTTTTCCAGAACAGCCTTGGCAGTCATTTTCACATAGGCATGTGCAAGTGCATTCGCAATCTATTTCAGTGCCATCTTGCTTGGTAAGCTTGCATTGCTTGACAATTTTGCAGGATTCTCCTTTCTTGCAACAATCCTTTTTCTAAAATGAGAAGCATAAGTAAATTAAAATGatagatataaatatataatttaatcTAAGAAGTATTGAAGACATTTTTTCAAGATGGCTACAAACCAGGCTGTTTAGATTTATCAAGATCAAATTTGTGAAGTATATTTACCTGTGAGCTACATGCACATTCACATATGCATCTGTATTTCCCATCAGCTCCCAGTTTGGCAGTTTTTTCAGAGCACTCGCAGCTACAGCAATTTTTTCCCGAACAGCCTTGGCAGTCATTTTCACATACGCATGTGCAAGTGCATTCACAATCTACTTCAGTTCCATCTTGCTTGGTAAACTTACATTGCTTGAAAATTTTGCAGGATTCTCCTTTCTTGCAACCATCCTTTCTCTAAAATGAGAAGCCTTATTAAGTTAAAATGATAgatataaatacataatttgatCTAAGAATTACTGAAGACATTTTTTCAAGATTACTAAAAACCAGGGTGTTTAGTTTTATCAAGATCAAATTTGTAAAGTATATTTACCTGTGAGAGGCATGCACATTTACATATGCATCGGTATTTCCCATCCGCTCCTAGTTTGGCAGTTTTTTCAGAGCACTCGCAGTTACAGCAATTTTTTCCAGAACAGCCTTGGCAGTCATTTTCACATAGGCATGTGCAAGTGCATTCGCAATCTACTTCAGTACCTTCTTGCTTAGTAAACTTGCATTGCTTGACAATTTTGCAGGATTCTCCTTTCTTGCAACAATCCTTTTTCTAAAATGAGAAGCATAAGTAAATTAAAATGatagatataaatatataatttaatcTAAGAAGTATTGAAGACATTTTTTCAAGATGGCTACAAACCAGGGTGTTTAGTTTTATCAAGATCAAATTTGTGAAGCATATTTACCTGTGAGATGCATGCACATTCACATATGCATCGGTATTTCCCATCTGCTCCCAGTTTGGCAGTTTTTTCAGAGCACTCGCAGTTACAACAATTTTTTGCAGAGCAGCCTTGGCAGTCATTTTCACATACGCATGTGCAAGTGCATTCACAATCTACTTCAGTTCCATCTTGCTTGGTAAATTTGCATTGCTTGACAAGTTTGCAGGATTCTCCTCTCTTGCAACAATCCTTTTTCTAAAATGAGAATCATAAGTAAATTAAAATGATAGATATAAGTACATAATTTAATCTAAGAAGTATTGAACACATTTTTTCAAGATGGCTACAAACCAGGGTGTTTAGTTTTATCAAGATCAAATTTGTGAAGTATATTTACCTGTGAGCTACATGCACATTCACATATGCATCTGTATTTCCCATCAGCTCCCAGTTTGGCAGTTTTTTCAGAGCACTCGCAGCTACAGCAATTTTTTCCTGAACAGCCTTGGCAGTCATTTTCACATACGCATGTGCAAGTGCATTCACAATCTACTTCAGTTTCATCTTGCTTGGTAAACTTGCATTGCTTGAAAATTTTGCAGGATTCTCCTTTCTTGCAACAATCCTTTCTCTAAAATGAGAAGCATAATTAAGTTAAAATGATAgatataaatacataatttgatCTAAGAATTACTGAAGACATTTTTTCAAGATTACTAAAAACCAGGGTGTTTAGTTTTATCAAGATCAAATTTGTAAAGTATATTTACCTGTGAGAGGCAGGCACATTCACATATGCATCGGTATTTCCCATCCGCTCCTAGTTTGGCAGTTTTTTCAGAGCACTCGCAGTTACAGCAATTTTTTCCAGAACAGCCTTGGCAGTCATTTTCACATAGGCATGTGCAAGTGCATTCGCAATCTACGTCAGTACCATCTTGCTTAGTAAACTTGCATTGCTTGACAATTTTGCAGGATTCACCTTTCTTGCAACAATCCTTTTTCTAAAACGAGAAATATAATTAAGTTAAAATTATGTAATAAGTCATAATTTTAAATAAGTGTACGATATGTCATTGAcccctatgctcttcaatttaatgatggatgaaatcatcaaaagcgtcaacaaaggaagagggtagagaatgggaaacaaagaagtaataATACCTTGTTACGCAGACGACACGATATTAACAGCCCAacatgaagatagtctgcaaaggtTAGTCACATATTTAACAGAAGAACAAAAGAATTTAATATGAAATctatctcagaaaactaaagcaatagtaatcagtaaagaaccaatcagatctTAAATAGAAATTTATAGCATCAGTATCGAAAAAGTTATGgtaataaaataccttggaattatatTGTCCAGCTACGCAGACCTTGataaagaagtgagaaatcaagtacaaaaaccAAATAAAGAGAAATCAAGTACAGATACTATATGTTAGTGCATATGtacagtgtaagaccaataatgacgtaTGAATCATAAACAAGATTTGATAGAGCCACAAAAAAAAGACTACTGAAAACGTCAGGAATCAGAGTAgctactgagaagaattacacgAAATACGCTGAAatatcgaaagaggagtgaagtgATTAGACGGAAACGTAACGTACAGTGTATTATAAAGGAATGGatagtaaatagaaaaaaaaaggtaTGGAATAAGTACATAATGAAAATGGAGGAGACACGtttggtcaaaatagcacgagataaatcaccgaTCGGTAGAAGAAAGCCGATTGCACAAAAGATGAAGTGATACACTTCCACAAAGGTATCAATCTGCCAATgaataagcagaattgcttataaagagaagGGAGAAGAAGTAGTAAGTATATTTCATGATGACTATACAAAGCAATGTTAAGCTTTATCAATAATAAAATGTGAAGTAAATCTACCTGTGAGCTACGTTTACATTCGCATAAGCATCGATATTTTCCATCAGCTCCTAGTTTGGCAGTTTTCTCCGAGCACTCGCAGTTACAGCAATTTTTTCCAGAACAACCTTGGCAGTCACTTTCACATGTGCATGTACAGATGCATTCGCAATCTACTTCAGTGCCGTCTTGCTTAGTAAACTTGCATTGTTTGACAATCTTGCAGGACTCCCCTTGGTTGCAGCAATCCTTTTTCTAAAATGAGAAGCATAAGTAAATTAGAACGgtagatatataaataatttgATCTAACAAGTATTAAAGACATATGCATCGGTATTTCCCATCAGCTCCTAGTTTGGCAGTTTTTTCAGAGCACTCGCAGTTACAGCAATTTTTTCCAGAGCAGCCTTGGCAGTCACTTTCACATATGCATGTGCAGGTGCACTCGCAATCTACTTCAGTGCCATCTTGCTTAATGAACTTGCATTGTTTGACAATCTTGTAGGACTCTCCTTGGTTGCAGCAAtccttttttttaaatgagaagcATAAGTAGATTAatgatagatataaatacctaaTTTAATCTAACAATTATTGAAGATAGTTTTTCAAGATGACTACAAAccatatttatttttatcaagATCAAATTTGTGAAGTATATTTACctcaacgtagaatgaagtaaacacttctgttgtatataggtatattataaatttattaaaaaatttttaaaactcatccacaagggagtggttgtacaaaacgttttcggtcaaactgaccatcctcagtgtaaacgtccagtgtacaagtaattgaaaccactcccttgtggatgaattttaaaaattttttaataaatttataatatacctatatacaacagaagtgtttacttcattctacgttgtcttaacaaaggtatacagccaactacagggtttacccttttaatgttATATTTACCTGTGAGCTGCATGCACATTCACATATGCATCGGTATTTCCCATCCGCTCCTAGTTTGGCAGTTTTTTCAGAGCACTCGCAGTTACAGCAATTTTTTCCAGAGCAGCCTTGGCAGTCACTTTCACATATGCATGTGCAGGTGCACTCGCAATCTACTTCAGTGCCATCTTGCTTAATGAACTTGCATTGTTTGACAATCTTAAGTGATTCTCCTTTCTTGCAACAATCCATTTTCTAAAGACAAAcgtattaattttattaaaatgcGACAGAAAAAATACGAACGGTAGTGACTATTAATTCAAACGTGAGTGATTAACAAACTATATTTATGTATAAGGATTCCAATATGAAAACAGCGACAAAAAAGTTGAGAGGTAGGTATGGTCTTTGAAGTCTGAAGATAAACAAgtcataacaataaaatatagtatgTGAATACCATTGACTGGAATAAGTATCACAAAATTTGATGAATACTTGTGTTATGCATCCAAAAGCTTGGGAATGACGCACAGAGATTACTCTTGAAGCTAGGATGTTAGATTAGAAAGTATTAGAAGACTCGATACGCAGAGAAATTAAGGAGGTTTCAAGCAAAACCGAAAAAATCCACTTTTTATGAAAATTTCGTTAGTGTTCAATATCGGTTCATTTTGTTAAATTACACCATACATATAACTATATATGTGCAAAAACGAATAAATTCTACTGAATTTTAATGGTGATATTAATGTTTTCTTGCGAAACCGAATAAATCCACTTTTTGTTCAAAACCAAATAAAtccaaaaatacgcattttttactttatcttcttatgcaaatatttcattcgaCCAATCGATGGTACTAGGGAGTTATTAGAGATGCGACGATTTAATATGGGTCGTCAGATATTTTGTCGTTGATTGATTCGCCTCTGCAAAATTACCTTAACAAAATTGTTGGAATATGAGACTTAAAAAGAGTCTGTTTGGAAAAGACACATATTCAAAGAActaaagaaatttaaatttaatttcatgcTTTCAGCATTATCACTTTGAAGCCTAATCTGAATTTGTGCGCGCAATTTACAAAAAGggaaagtgtttaaaaaaatttttgctatcCGAAGTCAACCTGCGAATTGCCATTCCACCAAAAAGTGTTCAACACTTATGGAAAAACAATTTGGAAAGGAGTGAAAAAGTcacaaaactttttttggtacacgaATCTTTTATGTGAAAATAATCAAGATGAACATACTAAGGAAGTACCTCAGGAAGAAGAAGTGCTAAGAAATGAGTGTGACTGTCTAAGAAGAGTTTGCACTTCATTTTTAAATGCACTATTGGATGTGCTGTTAGTCTACTAAACGCCATATGCTTTTGATTTATGTACTTCTCTAATACTATTCGCGAACAAGGTACTTTTTGCGACCCAGAAAAATCCTATttttccaaaaatcgtttttaGTGGATTTCAAGCAAAAGCAGTTAGTAGCATAGTTTAGTAGCAAAATTTTAagccaattatttttaaatgcattaattttttttcgaatcctgagaaactaattagtatttttgaaaaatttaaacgaagaatgaaagattacaaatGATTGCAGAGCGCTGGGATTCCGGAGCGCtggaaagtccctgaaaatttctataatgttattaagttacaagggtgaaaaaaaaagagaaaatttagtgtgacttttaatttcaaatatctcattcaaaagaaacattttttattctaagggacgttcggccctcggtaacaatgtaatctttcattctgcgtttaaatttttcaattagttttctcaggattcgaaaaaaaaaggaATGCATTTAAAGATAAGAAACaatttattataagtagtttCAGTATAAAAACAAACAAACTCAATTGGCAAATAGGAAGTTGTGGTTTAagaacttaattattttaataagatttttttgACTAACAGTTTTACTAACGATAATAAAGATTCCATAAACTGGAATTAATAAGCCTAAAAATAACTTTCGGTCTTAAAAAAAATctcataataatgaaaatttctataatgttattaagttacaggggtgaaaaaaaaaagagaaaatttagtgtgacttttaatttcaaatatctcattcaaaagaaacattttttattCTAAGAGAtgttcggccctcggtaataatgtaatctttcattctgcgtttaaatttttcaattagttttctcaggattcgaaaaaaaaaggaATGCATTTAAAGATAAGAAACaatttattataagtagtttCAGTATAAAAACAAACAAACTCAATTGGCAAATAGGAAGTTGTGGTTTAggaacttaattattttaataagatttttttgACTAACAGTTTTACTAATGATAATAAAGATTCCATAAACTGGAATTAATAAGCCTAAAAATAACTTTCGGTCTTAAAAAAAATCTCATAATAAAGactgttaaataaaaaaaaagaacttaaaaaataaatgattaaaattcaaaatataatGTATGGCCCTCTCGATATTCTTGAAGTTGTATTAGCTTATTCAGTACTtcaagttttattaaattttatatttatttgaaaGTAAGAATATAATAATGTTGAACCCatagaatataaaaattaaaactatttatatcttATATAAATCTACATACCGTTAGCAATATATAAACAAACTACGTCACTTTCAATTATTACGTATTGTTTTGATAACTACAATCTGAGTCAGAATGTAGGACGGTGATCTCGGTTTTGGTTTTATAGTAGATACCGCTCTTTTCGTACGTGTCGTGTGCAGGGGATTTGCACACTAGACGCTGGTAGACTAGAAATCACTAGAACATGACCATAGTCACACGGAACTAGTGACATATGCAAGTCATTGTTTTCGGAATCCCGTATTTTGAAAATAGTTAAGTCGTGTGAAGTAAAAGATAAAGTATATGTTTGCAAAATAGTTTTTATTGATTTGTTAACATGGATAATACagtgtttaacaaaaatattggtCACAATTTCAgacatttaatattttttttcgctATGATGATCTGTAGCATGATCATTATTACAATTACGATCTGGTCATGAACGATCAATGAGCAATtgtaatttaacctaaattactattGTTCCTTAACAGTAAGAGCTTACCCTATAGCGTCTCTCATCTAAGCTAAACAGATGATGCACTATTCTAATATGCATTCGACGCGCAAAAGTACTAttctctgcttttcactatcagtTTAACTAGTTCAAAAGGATTTGTCCTCTTTattcttctagtttgcccagtagtatcgatgaGCTGGATTGGCTCAATATTCTCGTGCCTATGAAGTCGTTCCTCGTGACTtactgccatcttcttgatgattatgtCCACTATTTCAATTCCTACATGGAGGAAAATGGAGGTAATTGTTTGCCATGTATCAAGAAGCATCTACAATATCTCTCAGTATTTGGTTCTGGAAAGTTGATTAGTATAGATCGACAAAGTGGAGATTTTTTCAACTATCCCAAACATTTTGTATACCTTATACttagttcttccctttttttcttgACGTGAGCCTTTCAGCGTAGTTTGGCATTTAATGTTGTACCTAAATACTTAATAGTGCTACATATGGCACTTGGATATTGTTGATCATAACCggtatatttttttagttttttgttgttaaaattaacattaacatatttaACTTCATTCAGACTGATTCTCTATATTTGCTTCCATTTATGGatttggttaactgctatttggacCCCGTTTATCGCCTCTTTATCACTCGTTCCTACTACTTGGATAGCCATATCATTAGCAAAGGTGGCAACAGTTTTGTCTTTGAATACAGGTATATCACACTTGTATAGTAGGTACACACAACCAAGCTTATATGGAATCATGTATTATTTGTTTCTATTtcgtgcaaatttaaaaaaacgaacagaCGAAGTCAAACTATATTTAATTTAAAGCAATTTAGTagcaaatacataacaattaaataaagcAATATAGTATAtaaagtatggagaacggtaacggttttataccgatcgaagacaattgtttggaggaggagcggagcgacgactccaattattgtctgagatcagTTACCCTTagcgttcgacatgcttataccgttttttgcacgattgataccattataaattataaaattaaacattttcgtcatattgactattttaattcattttatcaagatagatactttggttgttaggtagtaactagggtgcataacaacaatggagaattgagtttttatttagttgtcaataattttaagtataattttgattattataaattaaaatatgagcgaaagtgaatttgaagaaattgaacgggcttgggaagaagggtgttccgcaattattcccgaaaaaatCCAAACTCCGTTATCAAAATagctaccaaagttttaaaaaatggtgcgaaggcaagaatttaagaatcgaagaaaagactctattgacatatttcgttcaaaagcatatgcagttgaaagctcctggaagcctctgggcagaatattcaatgattaaatccaccgtttttctttattatggcattgatatttccaagttttcaactttgatcgcgtatttgaagaaaaaaaatgttggctataggcctaagaaagcgagcatttttacacaggagcaatttgaaaaatttctgatggaagcagcggatgaagaatttctagttcacaaggtaatataagctagtttaggtaaaagaaatactctaatgaagattttttcatattttgtaggtcgcaatgatattgggaatatctggtgcctgtagaagagaagaattatataatattactatgaatgacatccaacaaaccgatggtttaatgattgtaaaagtacccaatacaaagacgaacatccagcgtacttttacagtcgttaataaaccagacgataaaattccatatttagaaattctgcaaaagtatataaaacttcgtccattacaagtaaaatcaaatcatttgttcttaagatacgccaaaggaaaatgttgtgctcaagtaatagggaaagggacaatcgggggctggccttctcaaattgccaaattcttaaatttacctaatcccgagaactatactggccattcgttcaggaggacatcagcaacgcttttggctaataaaggtgttgatgttttcggattaaagcgtcatggaggttggcgttcatcgacagtggcagaaagctatgtagaagattctcttcaaaataaaatagattttttcgaaaaaatattgtgcaatactagtaatactactaatgtatgcgattctgtaggagtttctgttagaagtgaaaccacagcccaaacaagtgggatttcattaaataatttaacaaattgtaccataagtttcaatattaataaataattcgttagttttctttattctttcaaaaaataaattaaaattaagagattttttaactcgacggtaagtgaattacttaccgtcgagttggagtacttaccgtcgggttggattacttaccgtcgagttgctagtaaatgtcacctactgacgtaaaatctgtcacggtaaacagtcaaaaatgatcaatcgtgcaaaaaagtatttaacaaacaaattaaaactagttgttttaagtcaatagcataaaaaattttattgtaaagcaaatgtttaaattgtttttatttattttttatgtttttttttttggtagtgaGAGGTATCACcactagtccttatgcaagcttcagtttgtgTGGGCACGCTCCTAACCAAATTATcgacattttttttttgtggtaGATTGCTGCAtttttcaagagcagcttgtactagccgtgcggtgttttgtggatgagctctaatttttcttttaggcatatcccacaaatattttatagggttaagctcgggtgagcaagcaggccactacAAACAAGGGATATCTTCTGCTTCATTGATGTCTCTAGTTACTCTAAttgtatgtggaggtccattatcatgcattaaaattaaattttttcctgttgcacctctccagagcctaactacaagAACTAGAGGTTATCAAAATACCAGTGAGCAGTTAAAGTTTATTGGATGAAAGTTATAGGAGTTTTTTTAAGGATCACAACtactctccagaacattacacttccccttgtatatttgtgaacagatctgacagttttcgttcttgcttgtcttcctcgacctctaagtacacgatttcgtgggtcatctgattttacacaaatacTTTTTCTGAATATAGCACATTTtatcaattcccaatgttccagttttagTGGTGAactaccccctctgtggctcagtggtaaggcgcctacctttggatcgaaagatCCGAATGGTCTTGAGTTTCCTGATCCGAATCTCGGtcaggaatttttcgtttattataaattaataaatgaaaataatttctgtccttgtgggatcggtactcaccggagggaccgcagacgttcggatacaataattagcgtctctttgcaaacaCAATGACGTTGACTTTGCAAAGTCACAAGACAATTACTCAACACACAAACTACACATTACTTTtttgagttagtgataagttatagtcaTTAAAAATCATTATGAAGTTGAGTGGCCatttggttgtgaaaaccagtgccaataaaacacaaacacatacacagttttggtggtgaagacaccaatttaggcgatcaatcttgtatTGCCTgaataactcgggaacccatgaCTCTcttctgctgtatacttcttgacaCGAACTTTTCTTCTTATCATTTCATCTGAAACAGTTAcgcctgtagcttccaaaagctgcctttggagctgaaGGCGAGAAATGGGTAGGCGTCTTTCAGCTGATTGGaaaattaaacgatcgtggcgagccgttgtTACTTTTTGACGACTTTCTCTTGCTTCATTTTTGATCTTTCCTAGTCCCTGTTGCCTAGCATAAGTTTTGGATAGAACGCCctgttacgcctagctctacagctatgtccctctgaaaACATTACTAGCTCCACAATACCAATAacctttccccgttgtaagttctataaccccacatgaggcatattttcatttttggacgcaaaagttagtttatttattttcgttcaatttacaactcaagcaaataaccgataccgtaccgagctgtactatttaattgtctcatcgatttgtttattttcaataaaaacctttattcttcgcaacaaaaacaagttttttcaaaagaaataactAATATTCCTTTGacatacatggtgattccatataagtttggttgtttGTATATGAACGCATGCAATACATCTGCTATAATTTCTTTTAAATCAGAAAAACAGTCATCTTCCGTAAATGCTATTTATTCATGTACGACTGTAAATAATGTTGACCGTATTGTATTGGATAAAAAACTgttcaataatttatttattaaacattcATGCCAGATTTTATCGAACGCCTAAGCAGCATCAAGGAAGACAGTTGAACatactttcttttcttctatAATCTTTCGATAATATTTATTTGTGATTCTATTCACCTGGTCGGCTTTTGAGTGCTAATTTCTTAAGCCGAATTGATGTGTCggaattagatttttttgttggTTAAATAAATAATGGGTTTTATTCTCTTAATAGAGGAGAAATTTCTTAAACAGTTTCGATATCACAGGGTGCAGACGTATCGGACTCTATGATGATACCTAATTTATTGCTTCTCCTGGTTTAGGAACCATAATGACTTCCATAATGACTAGCTTAGTAACCATAATTACgtttataatttaatctaaatgCTGCATTAATTAGGTTTATTAGTTTTACGATAGGTCTTCGGGGAAAATGTTTCATTAGCTCGCCCTTACTTAAAACGTAAGAGTGACTCAACACAATAGTTGTGATACTGACTAAATATTTGACTCAATTAATTTGCGCCAGATATTAGTTTCTAAGAAAATATTAGGGCAAAATATAGGGTACGTCTGTTTcctttttaatatacagggtgtcccaaaaatatTGGTCGTAAATAAtatcaca from Diabrotica virgifera virgifera chromosome 5, PGI_DIABVI_V3a includes these protein-coding regions:
- the LOC114325198 gene encoding balbiani ring protein 3 isoform X15, with product MDCCKKGESLKIVKQCKFIKQDGTEVDCECTCTCICESDCQGCSGKNCCNCECSEKTAKLGADGKYRCICECACSSQRKDCCKKGESCKIFKQCKFTKQDETEVDCECTCTCVCENDCQGCSGKNCCSCECSEKTAKLGADGKYRCICECACSSQKKDCCKRGESCKLVKQCKFTKQDGTEVDCECTCTCVCENDCQGCSAKNCCNCECSEKTAKLGADGKYRCICECACISQKKDCCKKGESCKIVKQCKFTKQEGTEVDCECTCTCLCENDCQGCSGKNCCNCECSEKTAKLGADGKYRCICKCACLSQRKDGCKKGESCKIFKQCKFTKQDGTEVDCECTCTCVCENDCQGCSGKNCCSCECSEKTAKLGADGKYRCICECACSSQKKDCCKKGESCKIVKQCKLTKQDGTEIDCECTCTCLCENDCQGCSGKNCCNCECSEKTAKLGADGKYRCICKCACLSQRKDCCKKGESCKIFKQCKFTKQDGTEVDCECTCTCVYENDCQGCSAKNCCNCECSEKTAKLGADGKYRCICECACISQKKDCCKKGESCKIVKQCKFTKQDGTEVDCECTCTCLCENDCQGCSGKNCCNCECSEKTAKLGADGKYRCICKCACFSQRKDCCKKGESCKIFKQCKFTKQDGTEVDCECTCTCICENDCQGCSGKNCCSCECSEKTAKLGADGKFRCICECACSSQKKDCCKKEESCKIVKQCKLTKQDGTEVDCECTFTCVCENDCKGCSEKKCCNCECSEKTAKLGVDGKYRCTCECECSSQKKDCCKQRQSCKIVKQCKFKQDGTEVNCECTCTCIDEANCQGCSEKNSCSCECSEKTVQLGADGKYRCTCECKCSSQRKDCCKKGESCKIVKQCKFTKQDDTEVDCECTCTCVCECDCQCCPGKNRCNCDCSEKTAKLGADGKYRCTCECTC
- the LOC114325198 gene encoding balbiani ring protein 3 isoform X2, producing MDCCKKGESLKIVKQCKFIKQDGTEVDCECTCTCICESDCQGCSGKNCCNCECSEKTAKLGADGKYRCICECACSSQKKDCCNQGESCKIVKQCKFTKQDGTEVDCECICTCTCESDCQGCSGKNCCNCECSEKTAKLGADGKYRCLCECKRSSQKKDCCKKGESCKIVKQCKFTKQDGTDVDCECTCTCLCENDCQGCSGKNCCNCECSEKTAKLGADGKYRCICECACLSQRKDCCKKGESCKIFKQCKFTKQDETEVDCECTCTCVCENDCQGCSGKNCCSCECSEKTAKLGADGKYRCICECACSSQKKDCCKRGESCKLVKQCKFTKQDGTEVDCECTCTCVCENDCQGCSAKNCCNCECSEKTAKLGADGKYRCICECACISQKKDCCKKGESCKIVKQCKFTKQEGTEVDCECTCTCLCENDCQGCSGKNCCNCECSEKTAKLGADGKYRCICKCACLSQRKDGCKKGESCKIFKQCKFTKQDGTEVDCECTCTCVCENDCQGCSGKNCCSCECSEKTAKLGADGKYRCICECACSSQRKDCCKKGESCKIFKQCKFTKQDGTEVDCECTCTCVYENDCQGCSAKNCCNCECSEKTAKLGADGKYRCICECACISQKKDCCKKGESCKIVKQCKFTKQDGTEVDCECTCTCLCENDCQGCSGKNCCNCECSEKTAKLGADGKYRCICKCACFSQRKDCCKKGESCKIFKQCKFTKQDGTEVDCECTCTCICENDCQGCSGKNCCSCECSEKTAKLGADGKFRCICECACSSQKKDCCKKEESCKIVKQCKLTKQDGTEVDCECTFTCVCENDCKGCSEKKCCNCECSEKTAKLGVDGKYRCTCECECSSQKKDCCKQRQSCKIVKQCKFKQDGTEVNCECTCTCIDEANCQGCSEKNSCSCECSEKTVQLGADGKYRCTCECKCSSQRKDCCKKGESCKIVKQCKFTKQDDTEVDCECTCTCVCECDCQCCPGKNRCNCDCSEKTAKLGADGKYRCTCECTC
- the LOC114325198 gene encoding balbiani ring protein 3 isoform X1, which translates into the protein MDCCKKGESLKIVKQCKFIKQDGTEVDCECTCTCICESDCQGCSGKNCCNCECSEKTAKLGADGKYRCICECACSSQKKDCCNQGESCKIVKQCKFTKQDGTEVDCECICTCTCESDCQGCSGKNCCNCECSEKTAKLGADGKYRCLCECKRSSQKKDCCKKGESCKIVKQCKFTKQDGTDVDCECTCTCLCENDCQGCSGKNCCNCECSEKTAKLGADGKYRCICECACLSQRKDCCKKGESCKIFKQCKFTKQDETEVDCECTCTCVCENDCQGCSGKNCCSCECSEKTAKLGADGKYRCICECACSSQKKDCCKRGESCKLVKQCKFTKQDGTEVDCECTCTCVCENDCQGCSAKNCCNCECSEKTAKLGADGKYRCICECACISQKKDCCKKGESCKIVKQCKFTKQEGTEVDCECTCTCLCENDCQGCSGKNCCNCECSEKTAKLGADGKYRCICKCACLSQRKDGCKKGESCKIFKQCKFTKQDGTEVDCECTCTCVCENDCQGCSGKNCCSCECSEKTAKLGADGKYRCICECACSSQKKDCCKKGESCKIVKQCKLTKQDGTEIDCECTCTCLCENDCQGCSGKNCCNCECSEKTAKLGADGKYRCICKCACLSQRKDCCKKGESCKIFKQCKFTKQDGTEVDCECTCTCVYENDCQGCSAKNCCNCECSEKTAKLGADGKYRCICECACISQKKDCCKKGESCKIVKQCKFTKQDGTEVDCECTCTCLCENDCQGCSGKNCCNCECSEKTAKLGADGKYRCICKCACFSQRKDCCKKGESCKIFKQCKFTKQDGTEVDCECTCTCICENDCQGCSGKNCCSCECSEKTAKLGADGKFRCICECACSSQKKDCCKKEESCKIVKQCKLTKQDGTEVDCECTFTCVCENDCKGCSEKKCCNCECSEKTAKLGVDGKYRCTCECECSSQKKDCCKQRQSCKIVKQCKFKQDGTEVNCECTCTCIDEANCQGCSEKNSCSCECSEKTVQLGADGKYRCTCECKCSSQRKDCCKKGESCKIVKQCKFTKQDDTEVDCECTCTCVCECDCQCCPGKNRCNCDCSEKTAKLGADGKYRCTCECTC